Proteins encoded together in one Deltaproteobacteria bacterium window:
- a CDS encoding TRC40/GET3/ArsA family transport-energizing ATPase has product MQPELHFFIGKGGVGKSTVSATTAMHLSSLSQKVLLVSMDPAHNQRDLFEGAFSETPRPVNTFLRVKEVDTDFWIQNYLKETRKALKTTYSYESAFNLDACFNVLQFSPGLEEYALLLAFESIIASSQGTAHIVFDMAPTALSLRFLALPAVTLIWLEELMKLRNKIIAKKEIITKIKFGKKQIETDKIRSRLDSLIERHQRLCHIFQSVKTRINLVVNDDRMSFAEALRIKEKLQEINLRIHTVVVNKIMHGSIPETIAETFNEQHITLFPLAKDCLMGYTAIVNYVIANPASFQGNA; this is encoded by the coding sequence ATGCAGCCTGAACTTCATTTTTTTATCGGCAAGGGCGGTGTCGGCAAATCCACGGTTTCCGCGACCACGGCTATGCATCTTTCATCACTGTCACAAAAGGTCCTGCTGGTGTCCATGGACCCGGCCCACAACCAGCGTGATCTTTTTGAAGGCGCCTTTTCGGAAACTCCCCGGCCGGTCAACACCTTTCTCAGGGTCAAGGAGGTGGACACGGATTTTTGGATCCAAAACTACCTGAAGGAAACCAGAAAGGCCCTCAAGACCACCTACAGTTACGAGAGTGCCTTCAACCTGGACGCATGTTTCAACGTGCTGCAGTTTTCGCCCGGATTGGAAGAATATGCGCTCCTGTTGGCCTTCGAATCCATCATAGCATCCTCACAGGGAACCGCCCACATTGTCTTCGACATGGCGCCGACCGCCCTTTCCCTGCGTTTTCTGGCCCTGCCGGCGGTCACCTTGATCTGGCTGGAAGAACTGATGAAGCTGCGCAATAAAATCATCGCCAAAAAGGAAATCATCACCAAAATCAAATTCGGGAAAAAGCAGATTGAAACCGACAAGATCCGATCCCGGTTAGACAGCCTGATAGAAAGACACCAGCGTCTCTGCCACATATTTCAGTCAGTGAAAACACGCATCAATCTGGTAGTGAACGATGACCGCATGTCATTTGCGGAAGCATTGCGGATCAAGGAAAAGCTGCAGGAAATAAACCTGCGTATTCATACGGTCGTGGTCAACAAAATTATGCATGGAAGCATTCCTGAGACCATCGCCGAAACCTTCAATGAGCAGCACATCACCCTTTTTCCGCTGGCAAAAGATTGTCTGATGGGGTATACTGCTATTGTAAATTACGTCATTGCCAACCCTGCATCCTTTCAGGGGAATGCGTGA
- a CDS encoding NifB/NifX family molybdenum-iron cluster-binding protein, with protein MKIAISSTGPSLDDLIDARFGRCAYFIIIDPATMEYEAFPNQNVSSTSGAGISSAQFVVDKGVGLVLTGNLGPKAANVFDTSGIRVLTGTGGTVGDAARQYAEGENLTQQATPSRPPAAAGTGVPQPGSGMGAGRGLGGGSGMGRGCRKTGGGGRGMGGGRGMGGGRGMGGGRGMGGGRGMGGGRGMGGDGTGRGR; from the coding sequence ATGAAAATAGCCATTTCATCTACAGGCCCCTCTCTGGACGACCTGATCGATGCGCGCTTTGGGAGGTGCGCCTACTTCATTATCATCGATCCTGCCACCATGGAATACGAGGCGTTCCCCAACCAAAACGTGTCTTCCACCAGCGGAGCCGGCATCTCGTCGGCCCAGTTTGTGGTCGACAAAGGCGTCGGACTGGTCCTGACAGGAAATCTGGGCCCCAAGGCAGCCAACGTATTTGACACCAGCGGCATCCGGGTCCTCACCGGCACAGGTGGCACGGTGGGAGACGCCGCCAGGCAATATGCTGAAGGCGAAAACCTTACCCAGCAGGCAACGCCAAGCCGCCCCCCGGCAGCTGCGGGCACTGGAGTCCCTCAACCGGGATCGGGTATGGGGGCTGGCAGAGGCTTGGGCGGTGGCAGCGGTATGGGACGCGGGTGCCGTAAAACCGGCGGCGGCGGACGCGGTATGGGCGGCGGACGCGGTATGGGCGGCGGACGCGGTATGGGCGGCGGACGCGGTATGGGTGGCGGACGCGGTATGGGTGGCGGACGCGGTATGGGTGGCGACGGTACGGGACGTGGCAGATAA
- a CDS encoding radical SAM protein, which translates to MPLFRTSTTFGPVPSRRLGMSMGINNIPSKVCTYACIYCQVGRTTLMTKNRREFYRPDVIYQAAHKQLDKTFESGVRTDYLTFVPDGEPTLDINLGKTIDLLRPLGIPIAVITNSSLIWRMDVREELAKADWVSVKIDAVDSSVWRKINRPQAFLQSSQIQDGLVEFARHFSGRLVTETMLVGNLNENDDQLKDIAAFIEVLGPRKAYLSVPIRPPVEGWVKKPDENRLNRAYQIFSEKLAGVEYLIGYEGNAFAYTGNARKDILNITAVHPMRRSAVERLLSKTGEPWTLVDRLIASGNLKESMYEGHTYYLRTFGPS; encoded by the coding sequence ATGCCTCTCTTTCGTACTTCAACGACCTTCGGGCCGGTGCCGTCGCGACGCCTGGGAATGAGCATGGGCATCAACAACATCCCTTCCAAGGTGTGCACCTACGCCTGCATTTACTGCCAGGTGGGACGCACGACGCTGATGACCAAAAACCGCCGCGAGTTCTACCGGCCGGACGTAATTTATCAGGCGGCCCACAAGCAGTTGGACAAAACCTTCGAATCGGGCGTGCGGACAGACTATCTTACCTTCGTGCCCGACGGCGAACCCACGCTGGACATCAACCTGGGCAAAACCATCGACCTGTTGCGGCCGCTGGGTATTCCCATCGCGGTAATTACCAACAGTTCACTCATCTGGCGCATGGATGTGAGGGAGGAGCTTGCCAAGGCCGACTGGGTATCGGTCAAAATCGATGCCGTCGATAGCAGTGTCTGGCGCAAAATCAACAGGCCCCAGGCCTTTCTGCAGTCCTCTCAAATTCAAGACGGATTGGTTGAATTCGCCAGGCATTTCTCAGGCCGTCTGGTGACGGAAACCATGCTGGTCGGAAATCTGAATGAAAATGACGACCAACTGAAAGATATTGCCGCCTTTATTGAAGTGCTCGGGCCCCGCAAGGCCTATTTAAGCGTCCCCATCAGGCCGCCGGTTGAGGGGTGGGTGAAAAAACCGGATGAAAACAGACTGAACAGGGCCTACCAGATTTTTTCCGAAAAGCTGGCCGGCGTGGAGTATCTGATCGGCTACGAGGGTAATGCCTTTGCCTACACCGGCAATGCCCGGAAAGACATATTGAACATCACCGCCGTGCATCCCATGCGCCGGTCGGCCGTGGAAAGGCTGTTGTCGAAAACCGGTGAACCGTGGACGCTGGTCGATCGGCTCATCGCCTCGGGGAATCTCAAGGAATCGATGTATGAAGGCCACACCTATTATTTGCGAACATTTGGGCCGTCCTGA
- a CDS encoding MBL fold metallo-hydrolase produces the protein MTHLNLTILVDNHAEAGLASEHGLSMWIEPEGDKPILFDTGAGKLFVDNAKKRGIDVYTADRLVLSHGHYDHTGGVGSFLRHNRHSRIYCHPGAVVPRYAVRGGMGNPIHMPHESIAAIDKLPETRLHWVQEPLILSDDIGLTGHIPRKTDFETPGGPFFYDPAGRRPDPIDDDMALWVHTPRGLVVVVGCCHAGVVNTLDYIRYLNDGMHVHALVGGFHLMGAGSLRLERTMDALKTFDIDLLVPCHCTGDDTVKLLSDTFGDRVSPGFAGKVLQI, from the coding sequence ATGACGCATCTCAACCTGACTATTTTAGTGGACAACCACGCCGAGGCGGGTCTGGCAAGCGAACACGGCCTGTCCATGTGGATCGAACCGGAGGGCGACAAGCCTATCCTTTTCGATACCGGCGCCGGGAAGCTGTTCGTCGACAACGCCAAAAAACGCGGCATCGACGTGTATACCGCCGACCGGCTTGTCTTGAGCCATGGGCATTACGATCATACCGGCGGTGTTGGTTCTTTTCTGCGGCACAACCGCCACAGCCGTATCTACTGCCACCCGGGTGCCGTTGTCCCCCGCTACGCCGTCAGAGGCGGTATGGGCAATCCCATCCACATGCCCCACGAATCCATTGCCGCCATCGACAAATTGCCGGAAACCCGGCTGCACTGGGTCCAGGAGCCGCTGATCCTGTCAGACGATATCGGGCTGACCGGTCACATTCCGCGCAAAACAGATTTCGAAACCCCGGGTGGACCCTTTTTTTACGATCCCGCCGGAAGGCGTCCGGATCCCATCGACGATGACATGGCCCTCTGGGTGCACACACCAAGGGGTTTGGTCGTGGTTGTAGGCTGCTGCCATGCCGGTGTGGTGAACACCCTCGATTACATCCGGTACCTGAACGACGGCATGCACGTGCACGCCCTGGTCGGCGGGTTTCACCTCATGGGTGCCGGCTCCTTGCGACTGGAGCGCACCATGGATGCGTTAAAGACTTTTGATATCGATCTCCTCGTTCCCTGCCACTGCACCGGCGACGACACCGTCAAACTGCTCTCAGACACCTTCGGGGACCGGGTCTCCCCCGGCTTCGCCGGCAAGGTGCTCCAGATCTAA